The Vairimorpha necatrix chromosome 1, complete sequence genome contains a region encoding:
- a CDS encoding histone H3-like protein, with product MARTAFSVTSQKGKGKKTPDKRSPPKKKRSSFSIRKPNITHSQAKKKVKKSASIVLKEIKFYQKSTGFLCSRQPFVRMMRRISGNIAKNTNSQAPRFTSQALEILQDVFETHLTSLMETSYLASKHAKRVTLLPSDIKLINKVKGYDQSMY from the coding sequence ATGGCCAGAACAGCTTTTTCTGTTACTTCACAAAAAGGCAAGGGAAAAAAGACCCCCGATAAGAGATCCCCACCTAAGAAAAAGCGCTCTTCTTTTAGTATAAGGAAGCCAAACATCACGCATAGCCAAGCCAAGAAGAAAGTAAAGAAGTCTGCTTCTATTGTCTTAAAAGAAATCAAATTCTACCAGAAGAGTACGGGCTTTTTATGTAGTAGGCAGCCTTTTGTTAGAATGATGAGAAGAATCTCTGGAAATATAGCTAAAAATACTAATAGTCAAGCTCCTCGCTTCACATCGCAGGCTCTTGAGATACTCCAAGATGTATTTGAGACACATCTGACTTCCCTCATGGAGACTTCATACTTAGCGAGCAAACATGCCAAGAGAGTGACTTTGCTCCCAAGTGACATTaaacttataaataaagtCAAGGGATATGATCAAAGCATGTATTGA
- a CDS encoding putative SP-containing protein, translating into MKLLFIFFISSSPLNKKLNINDLSDPFLKDENGPFLKDEISSDQNIYNTISRPADDSSSTNKELFDDIGDNKLPIKNPLSASENAQLTKDKLNEFNNSLNEILNLEQTVNSLTDKDMWKNLHDYIIKNWDKFFIDGHFSIQLQLRYVLCSYVIAFIPGQFAFCIPGFYTYLIPKKAYKVPILSDALLGVKKFFKFCKKTSRDKLFVTFYFGRANSLQEDLEFIKKIPEMIVNNPIGIIRELLSFSVKAEGYDPTK; encoded by the coding sequence atgaaactcttgtttatttttttcatttcttcATCCCCACTAAACAAGAAATTAAACATCAATGACCTCTCCGATCCCTTTCTAAAAGATGAAAATGGACCATTTTTGAAAGATGAAATTAGTTCAGaccaaaatatatataacaCAATATCTCGGCCTGCTGACGACTCGTCTTCTACAAATAAAGAGTTATTTGATGACATAGGAGACAATAAACTACCAATTAAAAATCCACTTTCTGCTAGTGAAAATGCTCAGCTTACTAAGGACAaattaaatgaatttaataattcattaaatgaaatattaaatttagagCAAACTGTAAATTCCTTAACGGACAAAGACATGTggaaaaatttacatgattatattataaaaaactgggataaattttttatagatggGCATTTTAGTATCCAATTACAACTGAGATATGTCTTGTGCTCGTATGTAATTGCTTTTATACCTGGCCAGTTTGCTTTTTGTATACCTGGTTTTTATACCTATTTGATACCTAAGAAGGCCTATAAAGTGCCGATTCTTAGTGACGCCCTTTTGGGcgtgaaaaaatttttcaaattttgtaaaaaaacttcaagagacaaattatttgtgactttttattttggaCGAGCTAATTCTTTACAAGAAGATTTGgagtttattaaaaagatacCAGAGATGATAGTCAATAATCCTATAGGAATAATAAGGGAATTATTATCATTTAGTGTAAAAGCAGAGGGATATGACCCAACAAAGTAG